From Pseudomonas sp. B21-028, one genomic window encodes:
- a CDS encoding hemagglutinin repeat-containing protein translates to MNQVRGLPDRSFQANPQKYLIETNPALTDMRRFMSSDYLLSNLGYDPDDAAKRLGDGFYEQRLIQQAVIARTGQRFLDGQTSDEGMFKYLMNNAIASKDALNLSLGVSLTGEQVAALTHDIVWMETQTVNGQQVLVPVLYLANANHRLAPNGALIQGSDVTLIAGKNLNNAGTLRASNNLVATANDSLVNSGLLEAGNRLDALASNDLTNRAGGVIVGRDVGVVALAGDVTNERTVTRHASGTGYKTEQRDFVDSAARIEASHDLSVGTGRDLKNVGGVLKSGNDSTLRAARDLKITAAEQSSSHTHGAKHRDSNITQYGSSVSVGRDLQATAGADLKTAASEIDVKRNVAMVATNNLTLGVAANEQHSFGQSKKVKSIEDHVQQVSTTLNAGGDVTLSAGQDLALVASTVSAGNEAYLVAGKNLALKTAEDQDYSFYSKTKKTSTSKKFRLDETQSTTNVGSLVSSGGNNTLVAGENLLLAGSAVTAEKGAAKLVAGNDVQVLAATDSDSARHERKQSKSSWGGFKSSKIQDKVDEKRTTAVGSMVSGETVTVAGGQDVKVTGSSLVSTGDLSVQAGRDLTIDAARSTFSRTDMHKEKNRDLTGVLTGNKLGLDDMTGNQHLFINRQKHNGTADETTLTGSTVGSSEGSIDLSAGRDLSVVASDLVSTKNTTLSGSNVTLAAGMETASQRTTDKSSSLAVGRVVGGMIVDTVKSIRDNAKAARKADDGRLKAVKGAQALMALNGMGDRVDDLSAAASGSPNSSGAVFKIGTELANTHSKSSTRYDSTTAKQTTVNSGGNLLIVASGQAAGTAGNIHVIGSKLKAADTLLLAKNDITFESAQNTEDRENHSSNNKTAIGASFNIGSQNGFTLDLGAQLAKGKGSGHDVTQVNSTLDTGSLKLQSGNDTTLAGAQIHADSILALVGGDLNITSRQDTSEHKNKQTSGGFGASICVPPFCYGETVTATANIAASNMNSKYEAVTDQSGLFAGKDGYNITVGKNTVLQGAVIASEATADKNSLSTDRLIVSDIKNVSEIKSQSAGFNASYGSGYGDLKPGTTFGGSVPLSLKDSDHSTTRSAVSEGTITVRNAAGVNDLVGLSRDTDNANSRLDRPDEKAMEERIELIQSTVALSKTVISEVASAQQQAASERARTASTEQERNAAIADAKSWDVGGDKRFMADIAAGLIAAGLGGVGGSTALGVVANTTAADTYKKIGDYADQQLAEATRQKDKTLQTAWGEGGAARVLLHSLAGAAQGLSSGTAAGGALSAGTSAAIMPALDKVLKDSGVGVDSRDAFDVLLAAGLGAAVGKGGIAQASGATIASNVERYNRQVHPTEARLIEQEAPVLAARLGISQAEAEQRMARAFAFYIGEDWNKTIGGTDNQFDAVTLEYLGKALAPLAGRYDTTVGALENDNKGYTSSETLALIKNYNKTHSSEFKNADINIAYLGDPDSYGTTDLVNFYKLNLDFSDRKNGAFDGAKGSLAGLGTSLWSTVQSMASMGNDLLTGHVLEVANNALDPFIEPQDFVGGWMVNQDGQDFVLKLQNNSYGQALRTTKNTLDLATLMIPGPGEVGAVGKVAEVGQFEAKLAQQLEIFNTLGAEGKIPKTEKYFRVEGGGAGNATSQYRITANADGSISINPGCVGQLCVSVGNADHANYYLTNRRQDGSVVVFDVDANLHREIMANAIPQEPIPGIPRDPSAPKIVDPSKPGTALELPKMWESLLEKNSSNARVYSQEAFLKEFGK, encoded by the coding sequence CTGAATCAAGTGCGCGGCCTGCCGGACCGCTCGTTCCAGGCCAACCCGCAAAAGTACCTGATCGAAACCAACCCGGCGCTGACCGACATGCGCCGGTTCATGAGCTCGGATTACCTGCTGTCCAACCTCGGCTACGATCCGGACGACGCCGCCAAGCGCCTGGGCGACGGTTTCTACGAACAACGCCTGATCCAGCAAGCCGTCATCGCCCGCACCGGCCAGCGTTTCCTCGACGGCCAGACCTCCGATGAAGGCATGTTCAAGTACCTGATGAACAACGCCATCGCCAGCAAGGACGCCCTCAACCTGTCCTTGGGCGTAAGCCTGACCGGCGAACAGGTCGCGGCGCTGACCCACGACATCGTCTGGATGGAAACCCAGACGGTGAACGGCCAGCAGGTGCTGGTGCCGGTGCTTTACCTGGCGAACGCCAACCATCGGCTGGCGCCGAATGGGGCATTGATCCAGGGCAGCGACGTCACGTTGATTGCCGGTAAGAACCTGAACAACGCCGGGACGTTGCGGGCGTCGAATAACCTGGTTGCCACGGCTAATGACAGCCTGGTCAACAGTGGGTTGTTGGAGGCGGGGAATCGGCTGGATGCGTTGGCGAGTAATGATCTGACTAACCGGGCTGGTGGGGTTATCGTCGGCCGGGATGTCGGTGTTGTTGCGCTCGCGGGTGATGTGACCAACGAGAGGACTGTCACCCGTCATGCCAGCGGCACGGGCTACAAGACTGAGCAGCGGGATTTCGTCGACAGCGCGGCGCGGATCGAGGCGAGTCATGACCTGAGCGTGGGTACCGGGCGCGATCTCAAAAACGTGGGCGGTGTGTTGAAGAGTGGTAATGACAGCACCTTGCGCGCTGCCCGGGATTTGAAGATTACGGCTGCCGAGCAATCAAGTAGCCATACCCACGGTGCCAAGCATCGCGATTCGAACATTACCCAGTATGGCTCCAGCGTCTCTGTAGGGCGCGATCTCCAAGCCACTGCGGGTGCCGACCTAAAAACGGCCGCGAGCGAAATCGACGTCAAGCGAAACGTGGCCATGGTGGCCACGAACAATCTGACTTTGGGGGTTGCGGCTAATGAGCAGCACTCCTTTGGCCAGAGCAAGAAGGTCAAGAGCATCGAGGACCATGTCCAGCAGGTGTCCACCACGCTCAACGCGGGCGGGGATGTGACCTTGAGCGCGGGACAAGACCTGGCGCTGGTGGCGAGTACGGTCAGCGCGGGGAATGAGGCCTATTTGGTGGCGGGCAAAAACCTGGCCCTCAAGACCGCTGAAGATCAGGACTACAGCTTCTATAGCAAGACCAAGAAGACTTCGACGAGCAAGAAGTTCCGCCTCGATGAAACGCAGAGCACCACCAATGTCGGCAGTCTGGTCAGCTCCGGTGGCAACAACACATTGGTAGCGGGCGAAAACCTATTGCTGGCGGGCAGCGCCGTAACGGCCGAAAAAGGCGCAGCGAAACTGGTCGCGGGTAACGATGTTCAGGTACTCGCCGCGACGGACTCCGACAGCGCTCGTCATGAGCGCAAGCAAAGCAAAAGCAGTTGGGGTGGGTTCAAGTCGAGCAAGATCCAGGACAAGGTCGACGAGAAACGCACCACTGCGGTGGGCAGCATGGTTTCTGGCGAGACGGTCACCGTTGCGGGCGGACAGGATGTGAAAGTCACAGGCTCGTCCCTGGTCAGTACCGGTGACCTGAGCGTGCAGGCCGGGCGCGACCTGACCATCGACGCGGCGCGGAGCACCTTCTCGCGTACCGATATGCACAAGGAAAAGAATCGTGACCTGACTGGAGTGCTGACGGGGAACAAGCTGGGCCTGGATGACATGACGGGCAATCAGCATCTGTTCATCAACCGTCAGAAGCACAATGGTACGGCTGATGAAACTACCTTGACGGGTAGTACGGTGGGTTCAAGCGAGGGCAGCATCGATCTGTCTGCCGGACGCGACCTCAGTGTGGTAGCCAGCGATCTGGTCAGCACCAAGAACACCACCCTCTCGGGCTCCAACGTCACCTTGGCTGCCGGTATGGAAACTGCCAGCCAGCGCACCACCGATAAGTCCAGCAGCCTTGCCGTGGGACGTGTAGTGGGCGGGATGATTGTCGATACGGTAAAGAGCATTCGGGACAACGCAAAGGCTGCGCGGAAAGCTGATGATGGCCGTCTGAAGGCTGTGAAGGGTGCACAAGCGCTGATGGCGCTCAACGGCATGGGTGATCGGGTTGACGATCTTTCAGCGGCCGCTAGTGGCAGCCCAAATAGCAGCGGCGCCGTGTTCAAGATCGGCACGGAACTGGCTAATACCCATAGCAAGAGCAGTACTCGATACGACAGCACCACCGCCAAACAGACCACCGTCAACAGCGGCGGCAATTTGCTCATCGTTGCATCGGGCCAGGCTGCCGGAACCGCCGGGAATATCCATGTTATCGGCAGTAAGCTGAAGGCGGCCGATACGCTGCTGCTGGCCAAGAACGACATCACGTTCGAGAGTGCACAGAACACCGAAGATCGTGAGAACCATAGCAGCAACAACAAGACCGCCATCGGGGCCAGCTTCAACATCGGCTCGCAGAACGGTTTCACCCTCGACCTCGGGGCCCAGCTCGCCAAAGGTAAGGGGAGCGGTCACGACGTCACGCAGGTCAACAGCACCCTGGATACGGGTTCGCTGAAACTGCAGAGCGGAAATGACACGACCCTGGCTGGCGCACAGATCCATGCCGACAGCATCCTGGCATTGGTTGGCGGCGACCTGAACATCACCTCGCGGCAAGACACGTCCGAGCACAAGAACAAGCAAACCAGCGGCGGCTTTGGTGCCAGCATCTGTGTACCGCCGTTCTGCTACGGCGAAACGGTGACGGCGACCGCCAACATCGCCGCCAGCAACATGAACAGCAAGTACGAGGCGGTGACTGATCAGAGCGGTCTGTTCGCCGGCAAGGATGGCTACAACATCACCGTGGGCAAGAACACCGTGCTGCAAGGCGCGGTGATTGCCAGCGAGGCCACGGCCGACAAGAACAGCTTGAGCACGGACAGACTGATCGTCAGCGACATCAAGAACGTCAGTGAAATCAAGAGCCAGTCCGCGGGCTTCAACGCTTCTTATGGCAGCGGTTATGGCGATTTGAAGCCAGGTACCACCTTTGGTGGCAGCGTGCCGCTGTCGCTCAAGGATTCCGACCACAGCACCACGCGCAGTGCTGTCAGCGAGGGCACGATCACCGTCCGCAATGCGGCCGGGGTCAATGACCTCGTGGGGTTGAGCCGAGATACCGACAACGCCAATTCGCGGTTGGACCGTCCAGATGAAAAAGCGATGGAGGAGCGGATCGAGCTGATCCAAAGCACCGTTGCTTTATCCAAGACGGTCATCTCCGAGGTCGCCAGCGCGCAGCAACAGGCCGCGAGTGAAAGGGCTCGAACCGCGTCGACCGAGCAAGAACGCAATGCTGCGATTGCCGATGCCAAGAGTTGGGATGTGGGCGGTGACAAGCGTTTCATGGCTGATATTGCCGCGGGCTTGATTGCAGCGGGTCTGGGCGGCGTTGGGGGTAGTACGGCGTTGGGGGTTGTGGCTAACACCACAGCCGCCGACACATACAAGAAAATTGGCGACTACGCCGACCAGCAATTGGCAGAAGCGACGCGCCAGAAAGACAAAACACTTCAGACCGCCTGGGGTGAGGGCGGTGCTGCGCGCGTCTTGCTCCATAGCTTGGCCGGCGCTGCACAAGGCTTGTCCAGCGGCACCGCCGCCGGGGGCGCACTGAGTGCCGGTACTTCGGCGGCCATCATGCCGGCCCTGGACAAGGTGCTTAAAGACAGCGGTGTAGGTGTTGACAGCCGAGATGCCTTCGATGTCTTGCTGGCGGCAGGCTTGGGGGCGGCGGTAGGCAAAGGCGGCATCGCACAGGCTAGCGGCGCGACCATTGCGAGTAACGTGGAAAGATACAACCGCCAGGTCCATCCCACTGAAGCGCGCTTGATCGAGCAGGAAGCGCCGGTTCTGGCTGCCCGTCTAGGCATCAGTCAGGCCGAGGCCGAGCAGCGGATGGCGCGAGCGTTTGCGTTTTATATAGGTGAGGACTGGAACAAGACGATTGGTGGAACGGACAACCAGTTTGATGCTGTCACATTGGAGTATCTGGGCAAAGCATTGGCGCCGTTGGCTGGACGGTATGACACCACAGTTGGAGCTCTGGAGAACGACAATAAGGGTTATACCTCCAGCGAAACGTTGGCCCTGATAAAGAACTACAACAAGACGCACTCATCGGAATTCAAGAATGCCGATATCAATATTGCTTATCTCGGTGACCCCGACTCGTATGGCACCACTGATCTGGTTAATTTCTACAAACTGAATCTTGATTTCAGCGACAGAAAGAACGGGGCGTTTGATGGAGCCAAAGGATCGCTCGCCGGTTTGGGTACAAGCCTGTGGTCCACCGTTCAATCAATGGCTTCGATGGGGAACGACCTTCTTACGGGCCACGTGCTGGAGGTTGCGAACAACGCGCTGGATCCATTTATAGAGCCACAGGACTTCGTTGGTGGCTGGATGGTCAACCAGGATGGCCAGGACTTTGTCCTCAAGCTGCAAAACAACAGCTACGGTCAGGCGCTGCGAACGACGAAGAATACCCTTGACCTAGCTACGTTGATGATTCCTGGGCCTGGCGAAGTGGGAGCGGTGGGGAAGGTCGCTGAGGTGGGGCAGTTTGAGGCCAAGCTTGCGCAGCAGTTGGAGATTTTTAATACTCTTGGTGCGGAAGGAAAAATACCTAAGACTGAAAAATACTTCAGAGTCGAAGGTGGTGGTGCTGGCAATGCAACAAGTCAATATCGCATCACGGCGAACGCCGATGGAAGCATTAGCATCAATCCTGGCTGCGTCGGGCAGCTTTGTGTAAGCGTTGGAAACGCCGATCATGCCAACTATTATTTAACCAATAGGCGTCAAGACGGCTCTGTAGTTGTGTTTGATGTGGATGCTAATCTCCATAGGGAAATTATGGCTAATGCGATACCGCAGGAACCGATCCCAGGTATCCCACGAGATCCATCGGCACCTAAAATCGTAGATCCTAGTAAGCCAGGTACTGCTCTGGAACTCCCTAAAATGTGGGAGTCGTTGCTTGAGAAAAACTCGAGTAACGCTCGTGTCTACTCTCAAGAGGCGTTTTTGAAGGAGTTTGGAAAATGA
- a CDS encoding tetratricopeptide repeat protein, with translation MTRNIAAIGLTVLLGGCQSLEGLGERTVGYLKATRTTPMERYLTKTHNPDVPLGSFGYPQEDSQGEACYFTRYYKTVPPARLQFVMVASDGGNAICQHVLGTFYESGNGVPRDPIKAKALYQQAAPTDPYAYVELGRMARDGIDEPVDAVKARDYYSRAGVAGVVELGKLMERGEGGVQDLPGALKLYIDATQKYGDPAWKAARLLLVRGMELDAEQMQKYNQLWARGLADVQHSKLRFSRAVRELRQAGQTWTVKVLYRFSTGRPNPEVYLAKSCGDPNVDTIVVSALRDVAMKDPYLTPVDQETLDFMAPIVLFPR, from the coding sequence ATGACCAGAAATATTGCAGCAATCGGCCTGACGGTCCTTCTTGGCGGTTGCCAGAGTCTGGAAGGCCTGGGGGAGAGGACGGTCGGGTACCTTAAGGCGACCCGCACCACGCCGATGGAGCGTTATCTCACTAAAACGCACAATCCTGATGTGCCGCTTGGCTCATTCGGTTACCCGCAGGAGGACAGCCAAGGCGAGGCCTGCTACTTCACCAGGTATTACAAAACCGTTCCGCCCGCACGTTTACAATTCGTCATGGTTGCCAGTGACGGTGGCAATGCGATTTGCCAGCATGTGCTAGGGACGTTTTATGAAAGCGGAAACGGCGTTCCTCGCGACCCTATCAAAGCCAAGGCGCTCTACCAGCAAGCGGCACCGACCGATCCATATGCTTATGTGGAGCTCGGGCGCATGGCTCGGGACGGAATTGATGAACCGGTCGATGCCGTGAAGGCTCGGGACTACTACAGCCGGGCGGGCGTAGCCGGTGTGGTGGAACTGGGGAAGCTGATGGAGCGGGGTGAGGGCGGTGTGCAAGATTTGCCGGGCGCTTTGAAGCTGTACATTGATGCTACCCAAAAATATGGCGATCCTGCCTGGAAGGCAGCTCGACTGCTTCTAGTCCGAGGGATGGAGCTCGATGCTGAGCAGATGCAGAAATACAACCAACTATGGGCCCGCGGGCTTGCAGACGTCCAGCATTCCAAGTTGCGGTTTTCGCGGGCAGTCAGGGAACTCCGTCAAGCCGGTCAGACGTGGACGGTCAAGGTTCTTTATAGGTTCTCGACTGGGCGCCCCAACCCAGAGGTTTACTTGGCCAAAAGTTGTGGTGATCCAAATGTCGACACCATCGTGGTGTCTGCGTTGAGGGACGTGGCCATGAAAGATCCCTATCTGACGCCGGTGGATCAGGAAACATTAGACTTCATGGCGCCTATCGTTCTATTCCCGCGTTAA
- a CDS encoding DUF6124 family protein has translation MDKLIPDPPVPPLHLDIAADANAERVIDSYLNPKPAQPDEKPSPDQLFTIVDGVDAESLLANLSETLASANAMAGDLAFDLEGSRRHFALGLQQLIELGQLLANRALDTVDPR, from the coding sequence ATGGACAAACTCATCCCAGACCCACCCGTCCCACCACTGCATCTGGACATCGCTGCCGACGCCAACGCCGAGCGCGTCATCGATTCCTACCTGAACCCCAAACCCGCCCAACCCGACGAGAAACCATCCCCCGACCAGCTCTTCACCATCGTGGATGGCGTCGATGCCGAAAGCCTGTTGGCCAACCTCAGCGAAACCCTGGCTTCCGCCAATGCCATGGCCGGTGACTTGGCGTTCGACCTGGAAGGTTCTCGGCGGCATTTTGCCCTGGGGCTGCAGCAGTTGATCGAGCTGGGCCAGCTCCTGGCAAACCGGGCACTGGATACCGTCGATCCTCGATAG
- a CDS encoding leucine-rich repeat domain-containing protein, whose translation MQTLNRSALIAQLATAPDDIAARAALYRDLLETAEVSLEGLRVAAGLCDPAAMAVIAQLNTSPHRNRPGPLLSQLRGLPVDHVELDNAEPHWLDALAGLPLRTLVLNGPRFSCGPDIWRRLPGVALEHLEISSFARDDDATSLPSLERLRCLKLDTYGEDFDDNFLRQLGGSRLQELSLNSCDDLTDDGLRALSSFKLRSLTLKCAGELTSAGMRHLCAHPLEQLTISSSGAILQDPSWLADMTALRSLSLDDCYASDSLLDAIRELPIERLSLHSAYLCEDDFEGLEGMPLADLDLKCSRQVIERLDVLHGFPLKHLGLSDVQGIDAQTLRDLEGLGLESLDLSLNGVSWKMLKQLAGLPLKRLSLSFCQGMDGKTLRKLTELGLPLEQLEISGLNLRDADLACLRDMPLRRLGLYESPWLTDAGVAHLAGLPLRDLTLEAGPGESQLTSAMVSVLERLPLERLSLRNGSGISVEGWDRLARLSAYVSGPGI comes from the coding sequence GTGCAGACCCTCAACCGCAGTGCCCTGATCGCCCAACTCGCCACCGCACCCGATGACATTGCCGCGCGTGCCGCGCTTTACCGCGATCTGCTTGAGACGGCGGAGGTTTCGCTGGAGGGGTTGCGCGTTGCCGCCGGCCTCTGCGATCCGGCCGCCATGGCCGTGATTGCCCAGTTGAACACCTCGCCTCACAGGAATCGCCCCGGCCCCTTGTTGTCGCAGCTTCGCGGACTGCCGGTGGACCATGTGGAGCTGGACAACGCCGAGCCACACTGGCTTGACGCCCTGGCCGGGCTGCCGTTGCGCACGCTGGTACTCAACGGCCCGAGGTTCAGTTGCGGTCCGGATATATGGCGGCGTTTGCCGGGCGTTGCCCTGGAACATCTGGAGATCAGCAGCTTTGCCCGCGACGATGACGCGACCAGTCTGCCGTCACTCGAACGGCTGCGCTGCCTCAAGTTGGACACCTACGGCGAAGACTTCGACGACAATTTCCTCAGGCAACTGGGCGGCAGCAGGCTGCAAGAGTTGTCATTGAACAGTTGCGATGACCTCACGGACGACGGCCTTCGGGCGCTGTCGTCGTTCAAGTTGCGCTCACTCACCTTGAAATGCGCCGGAGAGCTGACTTCAGCGGGAATGCGGCACTTGTGCGCGCATCCACTCGAACAACTGACCATCAGCTCAAGCGGCGCCATCTTGCAGGATCCTTCCTGGCTTGCCGATATGACGGCTTTGCGCTCGCTGAGCCTCGATGACTGCTACGCCTCGGACAGCCTGCTCGATGCCATCCGCGAGCTGCCGATCGAACGGCTTTCGTTGCATTCCGCGTACCTCTGCGAGGACGACTTCGAGGGACTCGAAGGCATGCCGCTTGCCGATCTGGATCTCAAATGCTCACGCCAGGTGATCGAGCGCCTGGACGTGCTGCACGGGTTTCCACTCAAGCATCTGGGGCTTTCCGATGTGCAAGGCATCGACGCGCAGACATTGCGTGATCTGGAGGGGCTCGGCCTGGAATCGCTGGACCTGTCGTTGAACGGGGTGAGCTGGAAGATGCTGAAGCAACTGGCCGGCCTGCCGCTGAAGCGGCTGAGTCTCAGTTTCTGTCAGGGCATGGATGGCAAGACATTGCGCAAGCTGACCGAGCTGGGCCTGCCGTTGGAGCAACTTGAAATCAGTGGCCTGAACCTGCGTGATGCCGACCTGGCTTGTCTGCGTGACATGCCGCTGCGACGTCTCGGCTTATATGAAAGCCCGTGGCTGACCGACGCCGGCGTCGCCCATCTTGCGGGGCTGCCGTTGCGGGACCTGACCCTTGAGGCGGGGCCGGGGGAGTCGCAGCTCACGTCAGCCATGGTGTCGGTGCTGGAGCGGTTGCCGTTGGAGAGGTTGTCGTTGCGCAATGGCTCGGGGATCAGCGTAGAGGGGTGGGATCGCTTGGCACGGTTGTCGGCCTACGTGAGTGGGCCTGGTATTTGA
- a CDS encoding oxidoreductase — protein sequence MHNSKTLFITGVSSGFGNALAREALAAGHRVIGTVRSEAALQAFEALSADRAHGVILDVTDFDRIDSVVAATEAAHGPVDVLVNNAGYGHEGILEESPLEEMRRQFDVNVFGAVAVIKAFLPYFRTRRAGHILNITSMGGTITMPGIAYYCGSKFALEGISDTLSQELRPFNIFVTAVAPGSFRTDWAGRSMRRTERSIDDYDASFDPVRRAREEKSGKQLGDPQKAAQAMLQVIASPTPPAHLLLGSDALSLVRAKLSRAANEIDQWEALTRSTDG from the coding sequence ATGCACAACAGTAAAACCCTATTCATCACGGGCGTGAGCAGTGGCTTCGGCAACGCCCTGGCCCGGGAGGCACTTGCAGCGGGTCACCGTGTCATCGGAACCGTGCGCAGTGAGGCGGCCTTGCAGGCCTTTGAAGCGCTTTCAGCGGATCGTGCCCACGGCGTTATCCTGGATGTCACGGACTTCGACCGGATCGACAGCGTTGTCGCGGCGACGGAGGCCGCTCATGGTCCGGTCGATGTGTTGGTCAACAATGCCGGCTACGGGCATGAAGGTATTCTCGAAGAGTCGCCACTGGAGGAGATGCGGCGTCAGTTCGACGTCAATGTGTTCGGCGCAGTGGCGGTGATCAAGGCGTTCTTGCCTTATTTCCGTACGCGGCGTGCCGGTCACATTCTCAATATCACTTCGATGGGTGGCACTATCACGATGCCGGGAATCGCTTACTACTGCGGGAGCAAGTTCGCCCTAGAGGGCATCTCCGATACGCTGAGCCAGGAACTGCGACCGTTCAACATCTTCGTCACAGCCGTCGCGCCCGGCTCGTTCCGAACGGATTGGGCAGGTCGTTCGATGCGCCGCACGGAGCGTAGCATTGACGACTACGACGCCAGTTTCGATCCGGTACGCAGGGCACGCGAGGAGAAAAGCGGTAAGCAGCTCGGCGATCCGCAGAAGGCTGCGCAAGCGATGCTGCAAGTGATTGCCAGCCCGACGCCACCTGCGCACCTGTTGTTGGGCAGCGATGCGCTGAGCCTGGTGCGGGCCAAGTTGAGCCGTGCGGCCAACGAGATTGATCAATGGGAAGCGCTCACCCGTTCGACCGACGGTTGA
- a CDS encoding AraC family transcriptional regulator, whose product MTEADSRTSRMVQLMEKLAPVEGYNLSALEDIRFLRSNRPLARTPVLYDPGIVILCQGRKRGYLGDDVYVYDAQHYLVVSVPVPFTMETDASEAEPMLAVYMRLDLQLASELMLQVDEALGPSDAPPKGMYASPMDDQLCASTLRFLEAMSHPGEAQILGPSLIREIYYRILTGEQGGSMRAALSRQGHFGQITRAIRKIHSCYAERLSVEVLAREANMSVPTFYLHFRNVTDASPMQYLKSTRLHQARLLMLRNAMSASTAAFNVGYESASQFSREFKRLFGRAPQAEIEWMKATYALPAPSGSSGYVSSH is encoded by the coding sequence ATGACTGAGGCCGACTCACGCACTTCGCGCATGGTGCAGTTGATGGAAAAACTGGCGCCGGTCGAGGGCTACAATCTCAGCGCGCTGGAGGACATCCGTTTCCTGCGTTCGAACCGGCCGCTGGCGCGTACGCCGGTGTTGTATGACCCCGGTATCGTGATCCTCTGCCAGGGCCGCAAGCGCGGTTATCTGGGCGATGACGTCTACGTCTACGACGCCCAGCACTATCTGGTGGTGTCGGTTCCCGTGCCATTTACTATGGAAACCGACGCCAGCGAAGCCGAGCCCATGCTGGCGGTCTACATGCGCCTCGACTTGCAACTGGCCAGCGAGTTGATGTTGCAGGTCGACGAAGCCCTCGGCCCAAGCGATGCCCCGCCCAAGGGCATGTACGCCTCGCCCATGGACGATCAGTTGTGTGCCTCGACACTACGTTTTCTTGAGGCCATGAGCCATCCGGGCGAAGCGCAGATACTCGGGCCGTCGCTGATACGGGAGATCTACTACCGCATCCTGACCGGCGAGCAAGGAGGCTCGATGCGCGCCGCGTTGAGTCGCCAAGGGCACTTCGGCCAGATCACCCGCGCGATCCGGAAAATCCACAGTTGCTACGCGGAACGCCTCAGCGTCGAGGTGCTTGCCCGGGAAGCCAACATGAGCGTGCCCACCTTTTACCTGCACTTTCGCAACGTGACGGACGCCTCACCCATGCAGTACTTGAAGTCGACGCGCCTGCATCAAGCGAGGCTGCTGATGCTGCGCAACGCGATGAGCGCTTCGACGGCGGCGTTCAACGTCGGCTACGAAAGCGCCTCGCAGTTCAGTCGTGAGTTCAAGCGCCTGTTCGGTCGGGCGCCCCAGGCTGAGATCGAATGGATGAAGGCGACTTATGCCTTGCCGGCGCCGTCCGGGTCGTCCGGTTATGTTTCGTCGCATTAG
- a CDS encoding EamA family transporter has protein sequence MKPWHLALAVLITAIWGINFSVIKLGLATVDPFILAGIRFSLCALPAIFFIRKPDVPWRYLIGYGLVFGIGLWGVVNLGIKAGLSAGIASLILQFSAFFTLLLGGWVFKEALTRFQVLGMLIALGGLLCIIMISDGSVSLPGVFLVLVGAASWSVANIINKKASTRDVFGFLVWSSAFAPIPLFALDYVINGSAGYSSFIQQVDTTAVLSILFQVYPNTLFAYWIWNSLLKTYPVSTVAPLSLLVPIFGMLGSVFVFHESVPLNKVLAVVLIVLGLAVGLYGQRIFNAMFAVPSPR, from the coding sequence ATGAAACCATGGCACTTAGCGTTGGCTGTACTGATCACGGCAATCTGGGGAATCAATTTCTCTGTGATCAAACTGGGGTTGGCCACCGTGGATCCGTTCATCCTGGCGGGCATCCGTTTCAGCCTTTGTGCGCTGCCGGCGATCTTCTTCATCCGCAAGCCCGATGTGCCCTGGCGCTACCTCATCGGTTACGGACTGGTGTTCGGCATCGGCCTGTGGGGGGTGGTCAACCTGGGCATCAAGGCTGGACTCTCGGCAGGCATCGCCTCCCTGATCCTGCAATTCAGCGCGTTCTTTACCCTGCTGCTAGGCGGATGGGTGTTCAAGGAAGCACTGACCCGTTTCCAAGTGCTGGGCATGCTGATCGCCCTCGGCGGGCTCTTGTGCATCATCATGATCAGCGACGGTTCGGTCAGCCTGCCGGGGGTGTTTCTGGTGTTGGTTGGCGCAGCCTCATGGAGTGTCGCCAACATCATCAACAAGAAGGCCAGTACTCGGGATGTCTTCGGCTTTCTGGTCTGGTCCAGCGCCTTCGCACCGATCCCGTTGTTCGCCCTCGACTATGTGATCAACGGCAGCGCCGGCTATAGCTCATTCATCCAGCAAGTAGACACGACCGCCGTGCTGTCGATTCTGTTCCAGGTCTACCCCAATACCCTGTTCGCCTATTGGATATGGAACTCGTTGCTCAAGACCTACCCGGTGTCCACGGTGGCGCCATTGTCGTTGCTGGTGCCGATTTTCGGGATGCTCGGTTCGGTCTTCGTCTTCCACGAAAGTGTGCCGTTGAACAAAGTGCTGGCGGTGGTGCTGATCGTGCTCGGCTTGGCCGTGGGTCTTTATGGACAGCGTATTTTCAACGCCATGTTTGCCGTTCCGAGCCCACGCTAA